Proteins from a single region of Sporosarcina sp. FSL K6-1508:
- a CDS encoding replication initiation protein yields the protein MSETPLPLIDVRFSPENIITKSNMLIDSSYRLTALESKLILTLFSNVQPSDQDLNTYVFPIMTFVDLLELKSNSMYKDLRKITKGLLEKSFEIKMGDEIHQVSWLSYVKYNEKKGSITLRFDSFWKPYILHIQKNFTTYKLGNITKLKSSYSIRLYELLKQRQGLRTRTFNLDELRDKLGIPEDTYPKYANFKQRILLTAQRELLQESDISFDFIEIKHGRAVEKIKFQINNNSNTVALPIQVNPTYPEEKSFLLRELLVTGIAQEDAEKLISLFTEERIIENLNYTNERIKLGHVKKPAAYLKRAIEQNFASTKSTKQEIVPEWMDKKNNSITIGAPDEQESLLLNALDLMKSIGNSEEKIDNDISIMMRKFQNHQIETVGRPYLKFNDPYLQQIGLSVIDNLQIKDK from the coding sequence ATGTCTGAAACTCCTTTACCGTTAATAGATGTTCGATTTAGTCCTGAAAATATCATTACGAAGTCAAATATGCTCATAGATTCAAGCTACAGACTAACTGCACTTGAATCAAAGCTAATATTGACATTATTCTCAAACGTTCAGCCGTCAGATCAAGATTTAAATACATACGTTTTTCCCATTATGACTTTCGTGGATCTCTTGGAACTGAAAAGCAATTCTATGTATAAGGATTTACGTAAGATAACAAAAGGACTCTTGGAAAAATCATTTGAAATCAAAATGGGAGACGAGATTCACCAAGTATCATGGTTGTCTTATGTAAAATATAATGAGAAAAAAGGATCCATTACTTTACGTTTCGACTCTTTTTGGAAACCCTATATTCTTCATATCCAAAAGAACTTTACTACCTATAAGCTGGGCAATATAACAAAATTAAAAAGTTCCTATTCCATACGACTCTATGAATTGTTAAAGCAACGTCAAGGTTTAAGAACTCGAACCTTTAACCTCGATGAATTAAGAGATAAGCTTGGCATCCCTGAAGACACCTATCCTAAGTATGCAAATTTTAAGCAGCGTATTCTTCTCACTGCACAACGTGAACTGCTTCAAGAATCAGATATATCGTTTGATTTTATAGAAATCAAACATGGTCGAGCCGTAGAAAAAATCAAGTTCCAAATTAACAATAATAGCAATACTGTCGCACTACCAATTCAAGTAAACCCTACCTATCCTGAAGAGAAATCTTTCTTGTTACGCGAATTACTCGTAACTGGAATTGCGCAAGAAGATGCAGAAAAACTGATTTCGCTCTTTACCGAAGAACGTATTATCGAAAATTTAAATTATACAAATGAACGAATAAAATTGGGTCACGTAAAAAAACCAGCTGCCTATCTTAAACGAGCCATTGAACAAAATTTCGCCAGTACTAAGTCAACAAAACAAGAGATTGTTCCAGAATGGATGGACAAAAAGAATAATTCGATTACCATTGGCGCCCCAGACGAACAAGAAAGTTTACTCTTAAATGCACTTGACTTAATGAAGTCAATCGGAAATTCTGAAGAGAAGATTGACAACGATATTTCAATTATGATGCGCAAATTTCAAAATCATCAAATTGAAACGGTAGGACGACCTTATCTAAAATTTAATGATCCATACCTGCAACAGATCGGCTTATCTGTTATAGATAATTTGCAAATTAAGGACAAGTAA
- a CDS encoding STAND family AAA ATPase — translation MKGLSSINIGLIHISDIHLKSDEENPLEKKIGRLSNAISSDLYELEEVFLLVTGDIAFSGKEEEFNLGFDLISGLIDSIEKKVNINIHVIIIPGNHDCDFSGNLTMRNVVLQNVDKPISEMEVITEICKPLNNYFSFEEVFLISDNLVFSDILYKQYKFTVNNYNIQFNCFNTSWISTRNEKPGTMTFPLEKYKKYIEQSADLSITLLHHPTHWLEPNQKREADKLLKFNSDIIISGHEHTSTNSRNDDFNENNTIYFEASALQTGDPEESSFSIIKINLGESILSKNDYIWDSKLYCRTETIAGKDIYISKTIKRNEFQIKKDFSRWLNDLGIPLKHPRVEETLLTDFYVFPDAKFIKYEEQRAIDKAIDINLRKIVEFNDYKKVLIAGQESYGKTSFCKVMFETSFRKGYTPVYISGSHLNKSSLQDFLKTLNRQFISQYDEKSTHEFEQQDKEKIILIIDDLDKSTLNTNHRNLLMANINKNFPNIIVTASELTKFPDLISEVEYESSSFEGFIRLEMLPFGHRLRGELIEKWNRVGDLRNQEESTLIKNIDRSETIVSTIIGKNFIPSVPFFILIILQTGESEQSNLSESAYGYYYEYLINQSLMNIKLKNEDIDAFNNYLSHLAYNFFEDSVNQKSRRKLLDFHQKYCSEYDIIVEFSDYEKKLIAASILTKVEDGFVFKYKYIFYYFVARYLSQKIMEQKIEDEIINMCRKLYIEEFANIIMFLSHLSKNPIILNSVLESAKLILNEIIPAKLEEDIQPLNEVISTIPKMIIEHKDTLKNRQERQLAIDEIEKGREETGSTLVPISNQNDESYEQFDIISKINWATKTLEIMGQMLKSYYGSTPAKQKLLLGEEVYLLSMRALNTFLQTFTDNRDNLIKEIERVLKENNIEDSAKADTVARQFVFNLISAISHYFIKKVSSSVGTINLEETFAKILEQNDMISVKLIDLSIKLDHGYTIPFKEIEKFKNDLPNTNYLALNVLRILVVEHMYMFHVEYNERHKIIEMLDIGEKTKQRITLAGPKKIN, via the coding sequence TTGAAAGGACTGAGCTCAATAAATATAGGGTTAATACATATTAGTGACATTCATCTTAAATCTGATGAAGAGAATCCACTAGAAAAGAAAATTGGCAGACTGAGTAATGCCATATCATCGGATTTGTATGAGTTGGAAGAAGTTTTCCTTCTGGTTACTGGGGATATCGCATTCTCCGGAAAAGAGGAAGAATTTAATCTTGGATTTGACCTAATTAGCGGACTTATTGATAGTATAGAGAAAAAAGTGAACATTAATATACATGTAATTATTATACCTGGTAATCATGACTGTGATTTTAGCGGGAATTTAACTATGCGAAACGTGGTACTCCAAAATGTTGATAAGCCTATAAGTGAAATGGAAGTCATTACTGAAATTTGTAAACCTTTGAATAATTATTTTTCTTTCGAAGAAGTGTTTTTAATATCCGACAATCTTGTATTCTCAGATATTCTATATAAGCAATATAAGTTCACGGTGAATAATTACAATATTCAATTCAATTGTTTTAATACTTCCTGGATTTCAACCAGGAATGAAAAACCGGGTACAATGACATTCCCGTTAGAGAAATATAAAAAGTATATCGAACAAAGCGCAGACTTATCAATAACACTGCTACATCACCCAACCCACTGGCTTGAGCCGAATCAAAAAAGGGAAGCGGATAAACTTTTAAAATTTAATAGCGATATTATTATTTCGGGTCATGAACATACTTCAACAAACTCTAGAAATGATGATTTTAATGAAAATAATACAATTTACTTTGAGGCTAGTGCTTTACAAACAGGAGATCCAGAAGAGAGTAGTTTTTCTATCATTAAAATAAATCTTGGTGAAAGTATTTTATCTAAAAACGACTATATATGGGATTCGAAATTATATTGTAGGACAGAAACTATTGCAGGAAAAGATATTTATATTAGCAAAACGATTAAGAGAAATGAATTTCAAATAAAAAAAGACTTTTCACGCTGGCTTAACGACTTGGGAATACCACTAAAGCACCCTCGAGTTGAAGAGACATTATTAACAGATTTTTATGTATTTCCTGATGCTAAATTTATAAAATATGAAGAACAAAGAGCGATCGATAAAGCAATAGATATCAATTTACGGAAAATTGTTGAGTTTAATGATTACAAGAAAGTTTTAATAGCAGGTCAGGAGAGTTACGGCAAAACCTCCTTTTGCAAAGTAATGTTCGAAACTTCATTTCGTAAAGGATATACGCCAGTATATATTTCTGGTAGTCATTTAAATAAAAGTAGTCTACAGGACTTTTTAAAGACTTTAAATCGACAATTTATTTCGCAATATGATGAAAAAAGTACTCATGAATTTGAGCAACAAGATAAAGAAAAAATCATATTAATCATAGACGATTTAGATAAGTCTACTTTAAACACTAATCATAGAAATTTATTGATGGCTAATATTAATAAGAACTTTCCGAATATAATTGTTACGGCAAGTGAATTGACAAAGTTTCCGGATTTAATTAGTGAAGTAGAATATGAAAGTAGTTCATTTGAAGGCTTTATAAGATTAGAAATGCTACCATTTGGTCATAGACTAAGAGGAGAATTAATAGAAAAGTGGAATCGAGTTGGTGATTTACGAAACCAGGAAGAATCGACTCTAATTAAAAACATTGATCGAAGTGAAACGATCGTCTCAACAATAATAGGGAAAAATTTCATTCCGTCAGTTCCATTCTTTATTCTTATCATTCTACAAACCGGAGAATCGGAGCAGTCTAATCTTTCAGAAAGCGCTTACGGATACTACTACGAATATTTAATAAACCAATCCTTAATGAATATTAAGTTGAAGAATGAAGACATTGATGCTTTTAATAACTATTTGTCACATTTAGCTTATAACTTTTTCGAAGATAGTGTTAATCAAAAGTCTAGGAGAAAATTATTAGACTTTCATCAAAAATATTGTTCTGAATATGATATAATTGTTGAGTTTTCAGATTATGAAAAAAAGCTAATAGCGGCATCTATTTTAACGAAAGTCGAAGATGGATTTGTATTTAAGTATAAATACATTTTTTATTATTTTGTTGCTAGATACTTATCCCAAAAAATAATGGAACAAAAAATTGAAGATGAAATAATAAACATGTGTAGGAAACTTTATATCGAAGAATTTGCAAATATAATAATGTTTCTGTCGCATCTTTCTAAGAACCCCATAATTCTGAACAGTGTTTTAGAAAGTGCTAAATTAATCTTAAATGAAATTATTCCAGCAAAACTAGAGGAAGACATTCAGCCCTTAAATGAAGTTATTTCTACAATTCCGAAAATGATCATTGAACACAAAGATACCCTGAAAAACAGACAAGAACGTCAACTTGCAATTGATGAAATAGAAAAAGGAAGAGAGGAAACAGGTTCAACCCTAGTTCCTATTTCGAATCAAAATGACGAAAGCTATGAACAATTTGACATAATATCGAAAATAAATTGGGCTACAAAAACATTAGAGATAATGGGGCAAATGCTGAAAAGTTATTATGGTTCAACTCCCGCAAAACAAAAACTATTATTAGGTGAAGAAGTATACTTATTAAGTATGAGGGCATTAAATACATTTTTACAAACATTCACTGATAATAGAGATAATCTAATAAAAGAAATAGAAAGAGTATTGAAGGAAAATAATATAGAGGATTCTGCTAAAGCTGATACTGTTGCGAGACAATTTGTATTTAATTTAATTAGTGCTATCTCTCATTACTTTATTAAAAAGGTTTCTTCATCGGTTGGAACTATTAACCTAGAAGAAACATTTGCAAAAATATTAGAACAAAATGATATGATATCTGTAAAATTGATAGATTTATCAATAAAACTAGATCATGGGTATACAATACCATTTAAAGAAATTGAAAAATTCAAGAACGATTTGCCAAATACTAATTATTTAGCTTTAAACGTATTAAGAATTTTGGTAGTTGAACATATGTATATGTTTCATGTTGAATATAATGAAAGGCATAAAATCATTGAAATGCTTGATATAGGTGAGAAAACTAAACAGCGAATTACATTAGCGGGACCCAAAAAAATAAATTAA
- a CDS encoding DUF6094 domain-containing protein yields the protein MSNIGNKIRAGFFATPERQGEYLRTLLTYESDTAVFDPTCGEGNILKQLTEPRGERLYTIHTYGVELDKRRALQATELLDTVVESPIESMVIAHDVFGMVFLNPPYDNTILGMGDEKTDRKEYTELVRNTRYLKPGGIMIYIIPSYRFADSKIARFLGTYFEDIAITKFTVEDYDDYRQCIFIGKKKDSTRKELNNSLYEFLMKMDDEEFISEKVSPLNVLNGRKTWLVPTGRTTIPTYYSRVENKSEFVKAIRSNKGFLAFKERTRPKQLVIGGDPLINVSQGLMAQLLSSGVVNGLIGEGDRLHALQGMEVVSHIVTEEETEYHNIIRKRTKREVSVKAIIPSGRVIKFV from the coding sequence ATGTCTAACATCGGAAACAAAATAAGAGCAGGTTTTTTTGCCACTCCTGAGAGACAAGGTGAATATCTTCGCACACTTTTGACGTATGAATCAGATACTGCTGTATTTGATCCGACATGTGGCGAAGGGAACATCTTAAAACAGCTTACTGAACCACGTGGGGAGCGTTTGTATACCATTCACACTTATGGTGTTGAGTTAGACAAAAGGCGCGCATTGCAGGCCACGGAGCTTTTAGATACTGTTGTCGAATCTCCTATTGAATCAATGGTGATTGCGCATGATGTATTCGGTATGGTTTTTCTTAACCCGCCATACGACAATACAATCCTGGGCATGGGTGATGAAAAGACGGACCGAAAGGAATATACCGAATTGGTTAGAAATACAAGATACCTAAAACCAGGCGGCATCATGATTTATATCATACCTTCCTACCGTTTTGCAGATAGTAAAATTGCACGTTTTTTAGGAACATACTTTGAGGACATCGCAATTACTAAATTCACGGTTGAAGACTATGATGATTACCGGCAGTGTATTTTTATTGGGAAGAAAAAGGATTCAACTCGTAAAGAACTGAATAATAGCCTTTATGAATTCTTAATGAAGATGGATGACGAGGAATTTATTTCAGAAAAGGTTTCGCCGTTAAATGTTTTGAACGGTAGAAAAACTTGGCTTGTTCCAACAGGGAGAACTACAATTCCAACCTATTATTCACGAGTTGAAAACAAAAGTGAATTTGTGAAGGCCATCCGCTCGAATAAAGGTTTCTTGGCATTTAAAGAGCGCACAAGACCTAAGCAGCTTGTTATCGGCGGAGATCCCCTGATTAATGTTTCGCAGGGGTTAATGGCACAATTACTATCGTCTGGAGTTGTAAACGGTTTAATCGGTGAAGGCGACAGATTGCATGCCTTGCAAGGTATGGAAGTCGTATCACATATTGTCACCGAAGAGGAAACGGAGTATCACAACATAATAAGAAAACGAACAAAAAGAGAGGTTTCTGTTAAAGCAATTATACCATCAGGAAGAGTTATAAAGTTTGTGTAA
- a CDS encoding helix-turn-helix domain-containing protein: MKKGRNLLDNSRLIETHPDLHDAFYGIAALYGKIVFAQRMKLGLTQKELAAKANVSIKTIARAEGGTGNLGTENYDSIFGALELNMSDVAKLMSTFAEDEHTAALEVSVY, from the coding sequence ATGAAAAAAGGTAGAAATCTACTTGATAATTCACGATTAATAGAGACACATCCAGATTTACACGATGCCTTTTATGGAATTGCCGCACTATACGGTAAGATCGTATTTGCACAACGTATGAAATTAGGGCTAACACAAAAAGAATTAGCAGCTAAAGCTAATGTGAGTATTAAAACAATTGCAAGAGCTGAAGGCGGTACAGGAAATTTAGGAACTGAAAACTATGATAGTATTTTTGGTGCACTGGAATTGAATATGTCTGATGTAGCGAAACTTATGTCAACATTCGCTGAAGATGAACACACTGCTGCATTAGAAGTTAGTGTATACTAA
- a CDS encoding LPD1 domain-containing protein codes for MLTEQLSIFDMPENTPNQQIVISRHTLPIVPDIRTKGQVSRSVAFDVGEKIGGARKDLAKQREEFLARPSIWLLDEIEKTDVTTAAAVIIRNTFFNWFSFEDCRKRCVEPGVAKAMQLFINRIPKESKDTAEDRRKYVNTMKFLSDLLKTVLTRNDYLLFEHRVFTVISAPSKDRCIPIVETIKKESELLLYEESEEQKIKKIMMIQEKTASLFMHDLDMSMALYDYKGPFTNYFSKHQSRVSVLKKAFSVKNWNELIPISEVNKAVAKGGSRKPVWERILPESPNRTGGPFIAIKNPKHYVEYFGFRASEFGHYVNDEIGQAHLMRSAEAYIDLADILEIPIKAVSLKGDLAMAFGSRGRGRALGHYEPSRKVINLTKEKGSLGILAHEWFHGLDHYLFNVSHSFENGKVGFLTEQEFGVMPTEVTDALAKLLRKMKVGNSSALIDVRNSKLTYTVKSSFTNLYDEVNGNLLQFMDKRIESFDSRVERHLAGCVNENYKVQLQKKYAKQRLKEIKTSAEAVAEYHKKRTGQEINLIPYTTERSSYFQYAINMDKGAIGKYWSSNLEMAARAFECYVYEKLKEKLWVSDYLVCGIRDSVFPQGIERERIFMAMSEFIDSIRKFISE; via the coding sequence ATGCTAACAGAACAATTGTCCATTTTTGATATGCCGGAAAATACGCCTAACCAACAGATTGTAATTTCTAGACATACCTTACCTATAGTTCCAGATATACGAACTAAAGGACAGGTGAGTCGGTCAGTTGCTTTCGACGTGGGTGAAAAAATAGGTGGCGCACGGAAAGACCTAGCAAAACAGCGTGAGGAATTCCTTGCAAGACCTAGCATTTGGCTGTTAGATGAAATTGAAAAAACCGATGTGACTACTGCTGCTGCGGTAATCATACGAAACACATTTTTCAATTGGTTTTCATTTGAGGATTGTCGTAAACGGTGTGTTGAGCCTGGTGTCGCAAAAGCGATGCAACTCTTCATTAACCGGATTCCAAAAGAATCAAAAGATACAGCGGAAGATCGTCGAAAGTATGTGAATACGATGAAGTTTTTGAGTGATTTACTCAAAACTGTACTAACTAGAAATGACTATTTACTTTTTGAGCACCGTGTTTTCACTGTTATATCTGCACCCAGTAAGGATAGATGTATTCCTATTGTGGAAACGATTAAAAAAGAGAGCGAACTACTATTATATGAAGAGTCCGAGGAACAAAAAATCAAAAAAATAATGATGATTCAAGAAAAGACTGCATCATTGTTCATGCACGACCTCGACATGTCGATGGCATTGTATGACTACAAAGGTCCTTTTACGAATTATTTCAGCAAACATCAATCACGGGTTTCAGTCTTGAAAAAAGCTTTTTCAGTGAAGAATTGGAATGAATTGATTCCAATATCAGAAGTGAATAAAGCAGTTGCAAAAGGTGGTTCTCGTAAACCTGTTTGGGAGCGTATTCTACCAGAAAGTCCAAATCGTACCGGCGGACCATTTATCGCTATTAAAAATCCTAAACACTACGTTGAGTATTTTGGTTTTCGAGCTTCTGAATTCGGCCATTATGTTAATGATGAGATCGGTCAAGCTCACCTTATGCGTTCTGCTGAAGCTTACATCGATTTAGCTGATATCCTTGAAATTCCAATAAAGGCTGTCAGTCTAAAAGGTGACTTAGCAATGGCGTTTGGATCGCGTGGACGTGGACGAGCACTTGGGCATTATGAGCCTAGTCGAAAGGTTATCAACTTGACGAAGGAGAAAGGTTCTCTTGGGATTTTGGCACATGAGTGGTTTCATGGTCTTGACCATTATTTATTCAATGTAAGTCATTCCTTTGAGAACGGCAAAGTTGGCTTTCTAACGGAACAAGAATTTGGTGTAATGCCCACTGAAGTGACTGATGCTCTTGCAAAACTCCTACGGAAAATGAAAGTTGGAAATTCGAGTGCACTTATTGATGTACGTAATTCCAAACTGACTTACACCGTCAAAAGTAGCTTTACTAACCTGTATGACGAAGTGAACGGTAACTTACTGCAGTTCATGGACAAACGGATAGAATCCTTTGATTCACGTGTAGAAAGGCATTTAGCAGGTTGTGTGAATGAGAATTACAAAGTTCAGTTACAGAAAAAATATGCAAAACAACGGTTGAAAGAAATTAAAACAAGTGCAGAAGCGGTTGCAGAGTACCACAAGAAGAGAACTGGGCAAGAAATTAATCTTATTCCTTATACAACCGAGCGATCATCCTATTTCCAGTATGCAATTAATATGGACAAAGGAGCTATCGGAAAGTATTGGTCCTCAAACTTGGAGATGGCTGCGCGCGCATTCGAGTGTTATGTGTACGAGAAACTGAAAGAAAAGCTATGGGTTAGTGATTATTTAGTATGTGGCATTCGTGACAGCGTATTTCCGCAAGGGATTGAGCGTGAACGAATCTTTATGGCCATGTCTGAGTTTATTGATTCAATTCGAAAGTTTATTTCTGAGTAA
- a CDS encoding TraX family protein yields MFQKSTVIIRDGRLDLLKWIALFTMVIDHVGYAFFPDVTGFRIIGRISFPIYAFLIAEGSQRTRNKRKYIERLLLFAFIAQIPYMLMFHTIYPNILFTLVIGLLFINTTWYNIAILITIGILLPLDYGWWGLLLPTLFAYGRTRNIFGFLLIAALTVVNAISNGALIQLYAIVGFLLIFGMPETEKIQIPVINRWIFYWFYPVHLLIIYLLSLLLE; encoded by the coding sequence ATGTTTCAAAAAAGTACCGTAATAATAAGAGATGGACGTTTAGATTTACTAAAATGGATTGCTTTATTTACAATGGTTATTGATCACGTTGGATACGCATTTTTTCCAGATGTTACGGGATTTAGAATAATCGGAAGGATTTCCTTTCCAATATACGCATTTTTAATTGCTGAAGGATCCCAACGGACTCGAAATAAACGTAAGTACATAGAGCGGCTATTATTATTTGCTTTCATTGCCCAAATACCATACATGTTAATGTTCCATACGATCTATCCAAATATACTATTCACGCTTGTAATAGGACTTCTTTTTATAAATACTACATGGTATAACATTGCTATTTTGATAACAATAGGAATATTATTGCCGCTAGATTATGGGTGGTGGGGGCTACTCTTGCCAACTTTATTTGCCTATGGACGTACCAGGAACATATTTGGTTTTCTATTAATAGCCGCGCTAACGGTTGTTAATGCTATATCAAATGGAGCACTCATTCAGCTTTATGCAATTGTAGGATTCCTATTAATATTTGGAATGCCTGAAACTGAAAAGATTCAAATACCAGTCATAAACCGTTGGATTTTTTATTGGTTCTATCCAGTTCACCTGCTGATAATCTATCTTCTATCTCTACTATTGGAATAA